The following is a genomic window from Chitinophaga caseinilytica.
TCACGCTCGTACTGCCCAATTTCACGACCACCACGCCCGGGCCCGTCTATTCTTCCAGCCAGCTCATATTCGTGGCCATCATTTCACTGGTGCTGTATGGCGGATTCGTGTCTGTCCAAACCGTCCGCCACCGCGATTATTTCCTGCCCGAAGAAAACGATGAAGATTACCACGCAGCGCCGCCTTCGCGCCTCACCATGTTCATCAGCCTCTTCACCCTCGTTGTTTCACTGGCCATCGTGGTCCTGCTGTCGAAAAAGCTGTCGCCCACGATCGAGGGCATCGTCATGGACCTTGGCGCGCCCAAAAGCCTGGTGGGCGTGATCATCGCCGCCGTGATCCTCATGCCGGAAGGCCTCGCGGCCATCCGCGCGGCCCGCAAGAACCGGCTGCAAACAAGTTTGAACCTGGCGCTGGGGTCGGCCCTCGCATCCATCGGCCTCACCATCCCCGCTGTGGCACTTGTGTCCATCATCGCGGGGTTCGACGTAACACTGGGAATCGATACCAAATCCACTTTACTGTTGCTCTTATCGCTGTTCACGATCAGCATTTCCTTCAATGCCGGGCGCACCAACATCCAGCAGGGTGTGGTGTTGCTGGTGATCCTGGCCACGTATCTGTTTACGACGATCGTGCCGTGATCGGATTTCGATGGCGTCGTCATCGCATTTGTCGGTAGGGATAAACGGTGGTTTCATGCGCTAAAATTACAACGGCCCATTCCGTTGCCGGTGGCAAAAGTGGGGAATGCGACTATGTTTCGGATGAATACGGTTTACCCTTTTACGGGTCAGAGCAGGTTCCATTCCTGCGCCAGCTCCCGCGCCGCCTGCGACGTATCGTGATAGATTTCGCCGGTAGTGGGATTTTCCGCCATACGCAGCAGCATCGCCAGCAGCGGCGGATCTTTCACGGGAACGCGCGCTTTTTCGAGGAGATAAATGCAGTTGGTTTTCCATACATCATCGTCCGTAGCGAACACTGCACAGAATTCCGCGGCCAGTTCGTGAATATGCGGCATGAGGTAATTGTAGATCGGGTTGAAATGCGGGCTATTGATATCTTCCAGCCACTCCATCAGGGCCATGGCATACGGCCTTGCCTCCGACCATTCGGTTTTGCGCAGCAATTCGATCGCCTTGTCGTCGCATTTGTGGGCGGGCACGAAAGAGGGAAGCATACCGGAATTTACGCCGGTTTTCTCAG
Proteins encoded in this region:
- a CDS encoding DUF5071 domain-containing protein, whose product is MLPSFVPAHKCDDKAIELLRKTEWSEARPYAMALMEWLEDINSPHFNPIYNYLMPHIHELAAEFCAVFATDDDVWKTNCIYLLEKARVPVKDPPLLAMLLRMAENPTTGEIYHDTSQAARELAQEWNLL
- a CDS encoding ionic transporter y4hA, with product MPYNHILSRKWNIKLPLWTLVSPIIGACFLAFAGTELSGWMAALLGVSLISVVLAAVHHAEVVAHKVGEPYGTLILALAITVIEVSLIVSMMLSKDGAGSTTLARDTVFAAIMLINTGIIGICLLWGSYLHKEQIYIKQGVSAALVTLTAISVLTLVLPNFTTTTPGPVYSSSQLIFVAIISLVLYGGFVSVQTVRHRDYFLPEENDEDYHAAPPSRLTMFISLFTLVVSLAIVVLLSKKLSPTIEGIVMDLGAPKSLVGVIIAAVILMPEGLAAIRAARKNRLQTSLNLALGSALASIGLTIPAVALVSIIAGFDVTLGIDTKSTLLLLLSLFTISISFNAGRTNIQQGVVLLVILATYLFTTIVP